The Pieris napi chromosome 14, ilPieNapi1.2, whole genome shotgun sequence genomic interval CAAATTCTTATATATACTTAAGTACCGTCCTTATTTCTATAGAAGaatttcaatacaataatGAATTTTCAGGCCAAATAGCATAAGACAGAAATTGGCAGAGCTGCGATGGGACAGCAAATCACGTGGCGGTGGCGAAGAAGACATCGTTCATAATTCCCAGTAAATAAACGTGTTAGTATAATTGTAGTGTTAGACTCTAGTTTAAGATTGTCTTAAAGAGAAATCATGTTATATTTGAGGTGTATAACCGCACAACTGATACATGTCCTTAATATTAGCTTATCGTACATTTTTAACATATGAAAGATTAGGTAATTGTAAGACTTTCGAGGCGTAATTGGtgcaaattaaaaatgtttgcaTAGAACATATTTTGACacctatttaaaatatctacgACTCACCAGTCGTATTTTGCAATTAATCCGGGTAACGTAAGTTAAAGTGTTTATTCTATTAAATTGGGGGGTGTATTGATTGCGACAGTTTACGCGACTACCACGGAGAAATAGACACAGAAATGTGTCCGCCCCATACGGTATTGCCCCATAATATAATTCATTGTAATAGAATTCACGTTATGTTTCTCTCATTCTAGTTAACAcatttagaataaaatacactttaaaaagacatatacatataaaaggCATATACATACATCACTAGCGAGCCTAGTGCTTGCTGTTATTAAGTAAAACGCACGATTTAATGTCAAAATATATAGGTACTTGTAAAATTCTTTCAAATAAACGTGTTTATcttataagtatattttctGTGTTTTTTGTAATGTATTACTGGTATTACTATTTACCGTACTGAATTATATCTGTAAATAGGAACCTTGACTGTCGtctaaatttaacatttatttgatAAGTCATAAAAATCGCTAGATAATTAATACGTAGAAGTAGCTGTAAATTGTCCGTGTCATTCATACAGTATTCCTGGGTGTCTAATGTCTATTTAGAATACCACTGGTAATTGTAACGaatcgtaaatttaaaaaaaagcagtttctttcaatagaaaaaattacGAACGGTTCTCTGGATATATTTACAACCGATATATGAACGCGTAAAgctaaaaaagtttattttccctctattatgcattttaaatatatgctTAATAAGTCTAAATGtcgtttataatataatatttgactGCATTTATAAGTTTGTATATACGGTTAGCAATAGACTAATTCAGAATTTCCTGATACCCTGTATCACTCTTTATACTAGCGTAAGGTTGTATCTTCTGACATGCAAGACATAAAGTGATGTATATAATCTTCTCTAAGAATAGGAttcaaaataaactattaagttCCATCCACGTTACGTtctaaaacttaatattaacattGCGATGCAAGAGAATTGAagttatatttagaaaatatagttatttgtaaataaatacattaatatttattgcataCTATATATagcctaaatattttaatgttattaattccTAAGTCTTATTCTTgctataaacttaaaaagttatagCATAAGTGTTTAGTCCCATTGTCACATAAGAGCGATAAGGACAGAACGTTCAATGAATCTCCATAGATACTAGAGTGACTCTAGTATAAGTGTTTTCTAGAACTAAAATTAGGCTTAAAAGTTCGTCGATGTCTATTTACCCAAAAGAAGAaccaaaaagtatttaatagggaatattttaagtagaaaagaaatgtttaacgtataaaattaagaatcgTTGTTTtaggaatttaaaaatttgaaagttttaaggataaaataaatttttattaaaaactatccTGATGTATATATGTACTTCGTTTCATAATGGAACAGAATCTAAATACCTCCGttcaaacttaaaaatattatttaagtacataatatattttttaccatcAAAGTTATCCTACTATGCCATGAGTAGGCTTAGTATTATGTATACTCAAAATTCACAAAGAAAAATgtgataaataatttgtgtgtTGTTATAGTAgacaaaatgaaattattgtaGATTTTTCTACTCACACTTATTGCCTACACGGATTAATTTGTTATTCGGGCAATAAGTGCGAACAGATTTGGATTAATGTTTCTAAACAAATTTAGGAAAATGTATGATGTTAAACAGATGTTACCAAATTTATGTAgacgatattattagataataagGTAAAGGCTCGTTACAccctataattatttatttcgatatGTCGGTAGGTATTTGTTGTATCTTCAAGATATAAATtacctaatttaaattaggtttgcatttattgaaaaaagttttgtcttgAGTATTAAAATAGCaagttgtatatttaattgaaataaaagaaatacattttttatttgttttcggGGAACGGATCatgaaattgttattttcaataaaataaaataaatgtatgttctaaaacagatattttattccataaaattatctaaatacaAATAAGTCTTATAAAATTCATACAATTAAAGTAACTTTTGTTGCTGTTTCAAAACAGTCACATCTAAAAACTTGGGTAGTTCTTGTTGAAGTCTTCCTTGATtaccttaaaaatacaatcagtcataaaaatatgtatgactACATATATCTAAGGACATAATATagtagtttaattttgttggTATCCAAAAGTTCTCtattctttaattattgaattaaaaacctttttaaacacatataaccatttgataaaaattaagatGAAATTACCATTGCAGCTATTGCTGGTATATGTATATGCTGGACATATCAATATACTACTACTAttatcagatttttttaaatacattaatgttgtatttataagtaacaacagaaaaatatatcatacCTTGAATAATCCTGTGTTTCTCCATATAACTTTTGGTAGCAAAAGACAAATCATTTGCAGGTTTTGTTGTAACTTGAAGTCCATTGTTCAAGTACTTAGCAGCAAGTTGGTTCATTTTTAAACTTGTGTCAGTTGAAGGAGCCCTAGGTTGTATTGGATTTTCTCCAAATGTCACTCTAAAacataatcaaatatataaaatataaacaaatgaaataaattgggtaatgaatatgattttttctctCAAGTCTGGaagttttaatttctttttatccACAATATTATGATAAGTAGCTCTTTACTTTAAGTAAAAACACACATTTGATGGGAAGTTCtttaatacatacaaccactcgctataatataaacttaaactaaaaaaaacttttgtcCCAAACCGAGTAATTAATGTAACCCCAAactcatttaaaataactcTATAATTTCACAACTTATTAACTTCATCAACTAATCATCTTATTACACTGCTAGTGTTTACCTAAACAATGACAGTAGAAACCCCCAATAGAAAAATATCAGAGTATTCTTTTCCTAGGCTAGGCAGGCGTTTTCTTAGGGTGGTTGTTTTAGACAAAAGTTTCTACAAGTGTGGTGGATTTGCAAACCCAACTACTTTAATGGGTTTTCTGTactcaaaaaatttaagacaATCCAGGTCCATTTGCAccttcaaaattattttacaatgtgTATTCTAAATACCTTTTAGTTACACTAACATTAGTCTTGTCAATTTGCATTAAACGTCTTGTATTTCTGTATAAGGCACTTGCTGATGACGGCATATCTGAATCTTGAAGTAAGCCATTTACTCGTGTCTGTAatcagtttaaataaaaaacatttaacatatattgatattagaagcatttcatttaGAAGCACTGTTTGCCCAGAGGCTTCAGCTTGCAACTCCCATCCCAGAGGttgtaggttcaatccccagCGATGGataaatggactttctttctcaCATCTAACACCTGCTTTTATAGTAAAGGAAGACATTGTGAGGACAGCAGCGTGGCTCAATTTCAAATATCCATGACAAGTGTCAGACAGATGATTATCTACtcgtctatgaaataaaaatgatcaaaaatCTGTTATGTATTCATTTTGAGACTAAGAGCAACATAGGGTTGTTGCTATTATTACTgaattattacatattgtGTAGTTACACAAGTACTGacccttttaaaaataaaatgaatatattacATTCTTACACTTACCATGACTTTATTGTAATAGGTCCATCCAACGTTAGCCGGATCATCGCTGTCTGTGTCAGtactacaaaacaaatttttatagaattatgTTTGTACTTTAGTACACAGTAACATTTTAGGTATGCATAATATCTggtaatattcttttttttaagttggAAGGGATGTACTTGCTTGTGTCAATGACTTATCAGTAAAACATGCAGTAATTCAATAGCTTTATCATATTGTTAAGTAGAAGTTATCTGAttaaataacacaattttttatatacttactcACTGTAATCCTTAACATCCAAATATAGACTAGGTTCTGGAGACATTTGTGGTGTTGTGTCATTGTTAACTTGCAAATTATACAAACTCAActcattaaaagttttttcttcaaACCCAGtatttttagtaatattatCATTTACAAACAGAGAGTCATGCATAGATGTATCtgtatcattttttttctgtataccatccaaaaaatttatatttacaggcTGACCTTTAGACACCACTTCTTTTATGCTTATTTGAGATCTGTTACACTGAATTTGTGCTTCATTTTGCTTAATAAACTCTTTGTTTATAATTGTAGATGTTCTTACCATTTCAAAGCTTGTCATTACTCCAATAGATATTTTATGATGCTCTTCATTTGATCCTGCACAGGTTTGGTCAATAAGACACTTTTTAGAGTTAACATCATCATTTTTGTTAGAAGATGCTATAAACCGATCTACTTTTTCTTGCAGTAGCTGTAGCTGTTCATTTTGCAGCTTAATTATCTGAAACAAATCTGAGACGGTAGGTTCCCTTTTTTCCTTATTAGAGCTTTGTACATTAACACTTAATTCTTCagattttttgcttttttcATATTTCTCTATTTtccaactttttttattaacagcaTTTAATGGTGATTGAGTACTTTCTGAATGGCAAACACAACTAGTTGAAGGAGGAAAGTGTTGTGCATAGTTTGCTTTAAGACAAGGTCTCGGAGACCGGAAGCAATGCTGTTCCATgtaatattgattattatgaCAATGATGACAATTGCAAGATCTCTCGTATGGATTTAGATGAGTgtgttcatttattttttcattttgatttaaaGTACCCAATTTAATTagttccttttttatttcaaaaggattgttttctttttcaagtgttattatattcatttggTCAGGTAATAGTTGCTGTGCATtaagatttgtaatattttcccttttaggaaaaaagttgtcaattttattaagtgtatTTGGTAACTTAGGGTTAGAATCCACGGGTTTCAAGATATTTTCTGgcacataattaattttgtaaacatcattgtttttatgttGGAATATTTTCTGAGGAACACTTCGAGGTTCTTGACCAGCTGAATCCAACATGCTAAGATCTAAATCACTTGATGGAAGTCCATGGCCAGAAAATGTTGCAAAATTAGATGTATGCGTTTTATTAACAGTGGGATATGGTAAACTAtttgaaaattcaaatttttggATTGAATCATTTGTGTATGATACCAAACGGGGGCTTCCAAAGCCATTATACCTTGGAGATGATAATAACGGTtctgtttgtttttctatGAAAGGACGTGGAGAGTGGCATTCTGTGTCATAGTTCATAATGTTTGTATCTCTCACTTTTAATGGGGACGCAAATCGTACCCTCTTCATGtagaactaattatttaaatagtataataaaatcCACTCGTATGTATTCGACGCACTCCTTTAAATGTTAACAGgagttataaaaatttcattgaaattgtaaaataatcaattagTTCGTTTCCTCCTTTGTTTTGAACTAAATTCAAATCTAAACGttacaaaataattcaaataataaaatgacaaTTTACGTTTAGGTAATTACGTTACGATAGTCTGTAACCGCCGTCAgtgtctaataaataattcatttctATACACACTCCACAGACATCTGTTTACTAGTTAAGGGTAGACAAGTAACGTGATATAGTCTAAGTagtaattttgatatttaaaaatattactttgaaTGAAATTGAGTTTGACTTAGGAACATcgagaaataatatatactggtTTGGAGGttgcttattaatttattattattaaacctgATAAAACATATCTTGCTGAATTAATTGTGAATGAACTTGGTGAAAAAATGAACAAAACTATGCTCAAAGTATTTTCACCACTCACCCTTTTTTCTAGAGCAAAAGGTTACAAACATCCAGGTGGAATTCGTTGTCCTGGTGGTATTCTCTATTATCCAaggtaaacaatttttttcgttttGGTTTTACAGATGTTTCTTATGACGTATATAGCTTGATGTAATGTTATTTTGCCGTCAGCTTTGgatatttacaataacaagCAAATTGGTACAACGAAATACATAAATCCAACcacatttgaaattttttatatttatctttcAGGGATCcaaattttaaagaaactgAATGCACTCCAGCTAAGCTCTTTAGAATAGAACAGATTAAAACTACTAAACATCGGCCCTACtgggaaaaaaatatattggagGAGCTTAAAATTAGAGCTTTGGTAAATTACTGAAATGCTATCTATGCTAAAAATATCgttaaacatttaatgtaccacaatatttcattaaaaacttgtACTAATATCTATAAGAAATAAGTTTTTCTAAGTAAAAGGATCAATACCGATAAAGAAGTATAACCatctatttttgaaaatgttcttattacaaatagatacattttaatgtctgtccaataaatttaaatatctaaagcacatatacataaatatatttttgattaatattgCCTAGTTGAGATTTTTGATCATTTAACTAGGAAGAGTTTTGTATAGACTTGTAATTCAAAAGAGGAAGTGCTAAAATTAATGGCTTATAGAAATCAAGAAATTTAAGTGAAAGATTTCCTTCATgaataataactttaacaaGCTACAATTATTAAGCAGTACTTATTGATTGGTCTTTATTTCAGCATCAATTTgctattgttaaaaatatccCTGAGATAAATGCAAAGTTATGGAAAATTAAACACTTAATAAAAGTTACTCCAATAACATTTCCCTACGGAGAACCAACAGTGGATGATATAAAACACAcagttttaaaagaaaatggtcAATGTATTGTAACCAAAACATTAAAGCCAAAAGATGATGAAATTGCAGCTTTAGAAGAATTTGATAAGGATCCAAAGAAAATGAACTCAGTTACCATAAAAAGAGATTCTAGACTAAAATGGAACAATGCATTTTCTGGTGGCTTTTAaagtatatgtattataaaaatataatagtaaa includes:
- the LOC125055942 gene encoding uncharacterized protein LOC125055942 codes for the protein MKRVRFASPLKVRDTNIMNYDTECHSPRPFIEKQTEPLLSSPRYNGFGSPRLVSYTNDSIQKFEFSNSLPYPTVNKTHTSNFATFSGHGLPSSDLDLSMLDSAGQEPRSVPQKIFQHKNNDVYKINYVPENILKPVDSNPKLPNTLNKIDNFFPKRENITNLNAQQLLPDQMNIITLEKENNPFEIKKELIKLGTLNQNEKINEHTHLNPYERSCNCHHCHNNQYYMEQHCFRSPRPCLKANYAQHFPPSTSCVCHSESTQSPLNAVNKKSWKIEKYEKSKKSEELSVNVQSSNKEKREPTVSDLFQIIKLQNEQLQLLQEKVDRFIASSNKNDDVNSKKCLIDQTCAGSNEEHHKISIGVMTSFEMVRTSTIINKEFIKQNEAQIQCNRSQISIKEVVSKGQPVNINFLDGIQKKNDTDTSMHDSLFVNDNITKNTGFEEKTFNELSLYNLQVNNDTTPQMSPEPSLYLDVKDYSDTDTDSDDPANVGWTYYNKVMTRVNGLLQDSDMPSSASALYRNTRRLMQIDKTNVSVTKRVTFGENPIQPRAPSTDTSLKMNQLAAKYLNNGLQVTTKPANDLSFATKSYMEKHRIIQGNQGRLQQELPKFLDVTVLKQQQKLL
- the LOC125056053 gene encoding 39S ribosomal protein L30, mitochondrial; this encodes MNKTMLKVFSPLTLFSRAKGYKHPGGIRCPGGILYYPRDPNFKETECTPAKLFRIEQIKTTKHRPYWEKNILEELKIRALHQFAIVKNIPEINAKLWKIKHLIKVTPITFPYGEPTVDDIKHTVLKENGQCIVTKTLKPKDDEIAALEEFDKDPKKMNSVTIKRDSRLKWNNAFSGGF